From one Salmo salar chromosome ssa09, Ssal_v3.1, whole genome shotgun sequence genomic stretch:
- the LOC106611889 gene encoding uncharacterized protein: MINNSADSSSVRVLSSTLVLVLGLAARCVAQAMPSKESPQAAPASFSLRSLVTGTCEDVHRYVESVVGTNVIESTVEFFEMLSRFLAEGAASGLNIFALYVTDILRVTGVDVHLPFPHFTAEGVASAGQWALLALIGYWVLSIILRLLVGVVRRVFWMLKAGTALWLFGLIVSDAKAGSDTTAVRLASLVLGCALLGLAGSGSEKTVQVEDRMSILEGRVKAVERRKGEE; the protein is encoded by the exons ATGATCAACAACAGTGCAGATTCATCCTCAGTACGGGTTTTATCATCCACACTTGTTTTGGTGCTCGGTTTGGCAGCGCGATGCGTCGCGCAGGCCATGCCGTCCAAAGAGAGCCCTCAAGCAGCCCCAGCATCATTCAGTCTCCGGTCCCTGGTCACGGGGACCTGCGAAGATGTCCATAGATACGTGGAATCCGTGGTGGGAACCAATGTGATCGAGTCGACTGTTGAG ttcttTGAGATGTTGAGCCGGTTTCTGGCTGAGGGAGCTGCCAGCGGACTGAATATCTTCGCTCTTTACGTCACAGATATCCTCAGGGTCACAGGAGTTGATG tcCACCTGCCGTTCCCTCACTTCACCGCAGAGGGCGTGGCCTCGGCTGGTCAGTGGGCTCTGCTGGCTCTGATTGGCTACTGGGTGCTGTCCATCATCTTGCGCCTGCTCGTGGGTGTGGTGAGGAGGGTGTTCTGGATGCTGAAGGCGGGCACGGCGCTGTGGCTCTTTGGCCTGATCGTCAGCGATGCCAAGGCTGGTTCAGACACCACAGCCGTCCGGCTAGCAAGCCTGGTGCTGGGGTGTGCCCTGCTGGGGCTGGCCGGCTCTGGATCAGAAAAAACAGTTCAAGTGGAAGACCGCATGAGCATCCTGGAGGGAAGGGTGAAGGcggtggagaggaggaagggagaggagtga